A window of Tautonia plasticadhaerens contains these coding sequences:
- a CDS encoding IS5 family transposase (programmed frameshift) gives MPDALWERIEPILLEDAPPPPEEHGGRGRIDWRAAFDGIISRPRSGCQWHTLPREYGDDSPVHRWSQRRCRHGVFERIRALLVEECDELGEVQWRWQAADGRPGKAPGSGGKQTGPDPTDRAKPGTKQGLLVEGDGGPLGVVIAGANAPDFTLLEATIRAVVTERPDPEQVEQHLCLDAGYDNGPARGVAEGHGYVPHIRPARGGPRPERRPGRRKARRWVVERTLAWLSKCRGLLVRYDEHEENSLGLIQPACGLLWYRRLHRIRAA, from the exons CCGATCCTGCTCGAAGACGCCCCGCCGCCGCCCGAGGAGCACGGCGGCCGGGGCCGGATCGACTGGCGGGCGGCCTTCGACGGCATCATCTCCCGCCCCCGCAGCGGCTGCCAGTGGCACACGCTGCCCAGGGAGTATGGCGACGACAGCCCGGTGCACCGCTGGTCCCAGCGGCGGTGCCGCCACGGCGTCTTCGAGCGGATCCGGGCCCTGCTGGTCGAGGAGTGCGACGAGCTGGGCGAGGTCCAATGGCGGTGGCAGGCGGCCGACGGGCGGCCGGGCAAGGC GCCCGGTTCGGGGGGGAAACAGACGGGCCCCGACCCGACCGACCGGGCCAAGCCGGGGACCAAGCAGGGCCTGCTGGTCGAGGGCGACGGCGGGCCGCTGGGCGTGGTCATCGCCGGGGCCAACGCCCCGGACTTCACGCTGCTGGAGGCGACGATCCGTGCGGTGGTGACCGAGCGGCCCGACCCCGAGCAGGTCGAGCAGCACCTGTGCCTGGACGCCGGGTATGACAACGGACCGGCTCGTGGGGTGGCCGAGGGGCATGGGTATGTCCCCCACATCCGTCCGGCCCGTGGCGGACCCCGCCCGGAGCGGCGGCCGGGCCGGCGGAAGGCCCGCCGCTGGGTGGTGGAGCGGACGCTGGCCTGGCTGTCGAAGTGTCGGGGGCTGCTGGTCCGCTACGACGAGCATGAGGAGAACTCCCTCGGCCTGATCCAACCGGCCTGCGGCCTGCTCTGGTACCGGAGGCTCCACCGGATCAGGGCCGCATGA